TGTAGATCACTCGGCAATGATGCTATTTCTGGAAAGTTTAATGTGTTTCGTTCATGGCATTGCGTTAAATGTCATAACGATAAGTGAATATCCGTGGAATAATCATGAAAAGTACATTGATATATTTTTGGACTCAACTTTGTAATTCGCCTCTAGTCAGGTGGTATGACGATATTAACTTGTCATATTGACGATGCTAATTAAGAGAAAAATGACTGGAATTGATCATCGACTTACGTGATTTTTGACTTCCCACTTTCATAGAAAAATTGGTCTTTGAACTTAAAGTGCAGCTTATGCCTTTTTTGCTTGAGTTAGAGGGGGCAGTTTTTACTCATAAAAAAAGCACCTCTGCGAGATACACAGAGATGCTTGTTCTGGTCTTAAGTGTGTTTACTTAAGTAGATCGCGGCCAATAATTAGCTTCATCACTTCGTTAGTGCCGGCATAGATGCGCTGCACCCGTGAATCTGCAAATGCGCGGGCAACAGGATATTCCCACATATAGCCATAACCACCGTGTAATTGCAGGCACTCGTCGATGACTTTGCACTGTAGGTCGGTTGTCATAAGCTTGGCTTTTGCGGCCATAACCGAATCAAACTTCTCTTCTAAGTGCAGCTCTAAACAGCGATCAAGGAATACTCTAGCAACACTCACCTCGGTTTCCATTTCCGCCAGTTTAAACTGGGTGTTTTGGAAGGTGGCGACAGTTTTACCAAAGGCTTTGCGCTCTTTTACATAGGCGATGGTTTGCTCAAGAATGGCTTCGGCGTTGGCAATTGCAAGAATCGCGACGTTCAAACGCTCTTGTGGAAGGTCTTGCATCAAATAGATGAAGCCCATGCCTTCTTCGCCAAGCAGTTGGTCTTTTGAAACACGTACATCCTGGAAGAATAGTTCTGAGGTGTCTTGGGCTTTTAAGCCGATTTTCTCAAGATTCTGACCTTTGCTGAAACCGGGTGTGCCTGTTTCCAGCAAAAATAAGCTTGTGCCTTTGGCGCCAGCCGATGGGTCAGTTTTGGCAACCACAATCACCAAGTCGGCATGTTGGCCATTGGTGATAAAGGTTTTTGAACCATTGATAATGTAATCATCGCCGTCTTTTACTGCGGTGGTTTTAATGCCTTGTAAATCAGAACCGGCGCCGGGCTCGGTCATGGCAATTGCCATCACGATTTCGCCTGTGACACATTTTGGCAGGTATTTTTGCTTCTGCTCTTCGCTGCCGTAGCGCTCTATATACGGTACCGCGATGTCTGAGTGTAAGCCCCAGCCAATGCCGGTAAAGCCGGAGCGGCCGCACTCTTCGTCAACAATGGCGTTATAGCGGAAATCCACGCCCACACCGCCGTACTCTTCGGTCACGCTGGGTGACAGAAAGCCTTGCTCGCCGGCTTTAATCCACAGAGCGCGATCAACTTGTCCGTCCTTTTCCCACTGGGCGTGGTAGGGTGCGGCTTCGACTTCTAGGAATTTTCTTACCGAGCTGCGAAACAACTCATGTTCTTCTTCGTAGACGGTTCTGGGGATCGCTGACATGGTGATTTCCTCTGAGGATATGAGTACTATAATGGCGCCTATGTTATCAGAGTAAACTTTAATTGCCAGTGGGTCTTTTCACCTAGTTCCTTCGGCTTCTGGGCCTTATTCGCAGGCCAATTTATAGATCAAATAAGCGGGATTAATAGTAATGACAATTTGGAAGCAGACTTACGATGTCGCCCAAGCAAACGCTTTTAACAAAAACACTATCGCTGAACCTTTGGGGCTGTTATTCACCGAAATTGGCCCCGATTATTTGGTGGGCACCATGCCGGTTGATAAGCGCACCCACCAGCCTATGGGCATTTTGCATGGTGGCGCCTCGGTAGTATTGGCCGAGAGTTTAGGCAGTTTTGCGGCGCATATGGCCACCAATGAAAATATGGCCTGTGTGGGTTTAGATATTAATGCCAACCATATTCGCTCGGTGCGCTCGGGCTTGGTAACCGGCATTGCGCGGCCAGTGCATATTGGCCGTCGCACCCATGTTTGGGAAATTCACATCACCGATGAGGCAGATAAACTGGTCTGTCTGTCACGTTTGACGATGGCGGTAATCGATACGATTTAAGCAGTCTGATGGCGGCCGAGTGGGGTGATAT
This portion of the Zhongshania sp. R06B22 genome encodes:
- a CDS encoding acyl-CoA dehydrogenase family protein codes for the protein MSAIPRTVYEEEHELFRSSVRKFLEVEAAPYHAQWEKDGQVDRALWIKAGEQGFLSPSVTEEYGGVGVDFRYNAIVDEECGRSGFTGIGWGLHSDIAVPYIERYGSEEQKQKYLPKCVTGEIVMAIAMTEPGAGSDLQGIKTTAVKDGDDYIINGSKTFITNGQHADLVIVVAKTDPSAGAKGTSLFLLETGTPGFSKGQNLEKIGLKAQDTSELFFQDVRVSKDQLLGEEGMGFIYLMQDLPQERLNVAILAIANAEAILEQTIAYVKERKAFGKTVATFQNTQFKLAEMETEVSVARVFLDRCLELHLEEKFDSVMAAKAKLMTTDLQCKVIDECLQLHGGYGYMWEYPVARAFADSRVQRIYAGTNEVMKLIIGRDLLK
- a CDS encoding hotdog fold thioesterase, encoding MTIWKQTYDVAQANAFNKNTIAEPLGLLFTEIGPDYLVGTMPVDKRTHQPMGILHGGASVVLAESLGSFAAHMATNENMACVGLDINANHIRSVRSGLVTGIARPVHIGRRTHVWEIHITDEADKLVCLSRLTMAVIDTI